From the Variovorax paradoxus genome, the window GAATGCTGTGTCCATTGATTCGATCTCCGAGATGAAAGCCGGGCAGTCTGCCGTCGCGCACGCTGCGCGGGTAGTGCGTGCGAATGCAAAAACGCTATACGCTCGCCGCATGCAAAAGACCCCGGCCACCGCAGCCGCAGACCGCATCGAGCTGCTGCAGACCTTCGTTCGCATCGTCGAGGCGGGCAGCCTGTCGGCGGCGGCGCAGCAGATCGGCGCGACGCAGCCCACGGTGAGCCGGCGGCTCCAGGCGCTCGAGCGCTCGCTCGGCGCGAAGCTGCTTCAGCGTTCCACCCACGCGATGAACCTCACCGAGGACGGCGAGCGCTGCTACGAGCGGGCGAAGGACATGGTGACCCACTGGGACGCCCTGCAGTCCGACCTGCGGGGTTCGCACGACGACCCCGAAGGCACGTTGCGCGTGGTGGCGCCGCACGCCTTCGGCCAGCACCAGCTGCTGGGCCCGCTCGCGGCCTTCCTGCGGCGCCATCCGCGCGTGCGCGTCGAATGGATGCTGCGCGACGGCACGCCCGACTTCATCACCGAGAACATCGACTGCGCGATCCAGGTCGGCGAGGTGACCGACCCTTCGGTCATCGCGATCAAGCTGGCCGACGTTCCGCGCATCGTGGCCGCGGCACCGTCGGTGTTCGGCGGTGCCGAACCGCCGGCGAGCGTCGAGGCGCTGGGCGCTTTGCCGTGGGTGGCGCTCAGCATGTACTACCGCGAGGAGATCGAGCTGCGCTGCCTTCACAGCGGTGAGCAGCGCCGCATCGCCATTCGCCCCCAGATGACGACCGACAGCCTCTATGCGCTTCGCAACGCTGCCCTGATGGGGCTCGGCGTGTGCGCGGCTTCGGCGTGGGTGCTGCGCGAGGACATCGCACGCGGCGACCTCGTGCACCTGCTGCCGACCTGGCAAGCCTCGCCGCTGCCGATGTACCTGGTCTATCCGCCCGCGCGCTTCTATCCGGTGCGGTTGCGCCGCTTCCTGGACATGGTGCGCGAGGCGATGCCGGACACCGTCGGCGAGCGCGGGCTCATCGGGCCCTGAGCTCGCCGCTCAGGCGCGCAGCGTCTGCGCGTGGTGCGCGATGTGGTCGGCCATGAAGCTCTGGATGAAGTAGTA encodes:
- a CDS encoding LysR family transcriptional regulator, whose protein sequence is MQKTPATAAADRIELLQTFVRIVEAGSLSAAAQQIGATQPTVSRRLQALERSLGAKLLQRSTHAMNLTEDGERCYERAKDMVTHWDALQSDLRGSHDDPEGTLRVVAPHAFGQHQLLGPLAAFLRRHPRVRVEWMLRDGTPDFITENIDCAIQVGEVTDPSVIAIKLADVPRIVAAAPSVFGGAEPPASVEALGALPWVALSMYYREEIELRCLHSGEQRRIAIRPQMTTDSLYALRNAALMGLGVCAASAWVLREDIARGDLVHLLPTWQASPLPMYLVYPPARFYPVRLRRFLDMVREAMPDTVGERGLIGP